In the genome of Cyanobacteria bacterium FACHB-DQ100, one region contains:
- a CDS encoding ferredoxin family protein produces MSHTIVTNTCEGVADCVDACPVACIHEGPGKNTKGTDWYWIDFSTCIDCGICLQVCPVEGAIVPEERPDLQSTPN; encoded by the coding sequence GTGTCTCATACGATCGTTACAAACACTTGTGAAGGGGTTGCGGATTGCGTCGATGCCTGTCCGGTTGCCTGCATTCATGAAGGTCCTGGAAAAAATACCAAAGGAACAGACTGGTACTGGATTGATTTTTCGACCTGTATCGACTGCGGCATCTGCTTGCAAGTCTGTCCAGTTGAAGGCGCGATCGTGCCTGAAGAGCGTCCCGATCTGCAATCTACGCCGAATTAA
- a CDS encoding aromatic ring-hydroxylating dioxygenase subunit alpha, with product MLELATTLQGQTIQNRVREVGINPNHWYAVTWAKDLKPGKILPIRIWNQSIALYRDSQNQVQAVENVCPHKGVAMDKGKVQGDAIVCGYHGWEFNGQGDCVGIPYWGEGQKLPCAQMRSYPVQERYGLIWLFPGDRAFAHLASVPEIPEYDDPKCFMVPIGAEFKAHFSICNENTMDVFHGYLHQNLQGWFDPVLLKLRETDKAVTAEYQVSYKGILTKFLGLSESGGVTTKIISVDYQYPNYISKLEGVSALYLMRLPISETESRSFAMLFLRLPIPVWLLNAVRRVLQPVVLHLLFLPFLHQDIEMIESEQENYLRNPQRRYVEVNPAIIAVQRLIVKQYDRYQQTLQSSEMISR from the coding sequence ATGCTCGAATTGGCGACGACACTTCAGGGACAAACTATTCAAAATCGAGTGCGTGAAGTCGGAATTAATCCAAACCACTGGTATGCGGTGACTTGGGCAAAGGATCTCAAGCCCGGAAAGATTCTCCCGATTCGCATCTGGAATCAGTCGATCGCCCTGTACCGCGATTCCCAAAATCAAGTTCAAGCCGTCGAAAATGTCTGTCCGCATAAAGGTGTGGCGATGGACAAGGGCAAGGTGCAGGGCGATGCGATCGTTTGTGGCTATCACGGGTGGGAATTTAACGGGCAGGGCGACTGTGTGGGCATTCCCTACTGGGGCGAAGGTCAAAAGCTCCCCTGTGCTCAAATGCGGAGCTACCCTGTGCAGGAAAGATACGGCTTGATTTGGCTGTTTCCGGGCGATCGTGCCTTTGCTCATTTAGCCTCGGTTCCAGAAATTCCCGAATACGATGATCCGAAGTGCTTTATGGTGCCGATCGGGGCAGAGTTCAAAGCGCATTTTTCCATCTGTAACGAAAACACAATGGATGTGTTTCACGGTTATTTGCACCAGAATCTTCAAGGTTGGTTTGATCCGGTGCTGCTGAAACTGCGCGAGACCGATAAGGCTGTCACCGCAGAATATCAGGTGTCTTACAAAGGCATTTTGACCAAGTTTCTAGGGCTGAGCGAATCGGGCGGTGTCACCACAAAAATTATCTCCGTCGATTATCAGTATCCTAACTACATCAGCAAGCTCGAAGGTGTATCTGCTCTGTACCTAATGCGATTACCGATTTCTGAAACAGAGAGTCGATCGTTTGCAATGTTATTTTTGCGATTACCGATTCCCGTTTGGTTGCTAAATGCGGTGCGTCGAGTATTGCAGCCTGTAGTCTTGCATTTACTTTTCTTGCCGTTCTTGCACCAGGATATTGAAATGATCGAAAGCGAACAAGAAAACTATCTCAGAAATCCGCAACGGCGCTATGTCGAAGTCAATCCCGCGATTATTGCCGTTCAGCGTCTGATTGTGAAGCAGTACGATCGCTATCAGCAGACCCTTCAATCTTCTGAGATGATTTCCCGGTAG
- a CDS encoding pyridoxal phosphate-dependent aminotransferase family protein, with amino-acid sequence MQVVKEYVRRWYESELDPDEYLCHQRQGNMVEIEEAETGERRTVLTFCTNDVLGLTQNESVKQAAIDAIFQYGTSNSSTSVLSGRIDLHRQLEDEIASFKHLPHTQLFLNAWMAMQALMDAFCHLAIPVSGFQHTRETLVMTDVLNHGCIVSALAHAGTRSGKLFGYSPRVRVKAYRHCNMEDLARKLKRHARPDDRIMVVSDAVFSMDGDIAPLPEMIEILANYPDSTLLMDEAHATGAIGATGRGIYEHFGLKPQDAIDRGVNPLILSTFAKFGASVGAAISTHVAELKPLLNCSPTSIGTCSLAPPLTAAALQSFRTVQEQPELVSRLQDSTRYLRSRLAAQGFEAIGETNVVPVLLPPEMNPKLFARELLELGIWVSPIWFIAKPRIRITVNALHTREEMDCLVAGMVKVRELMYKQDTATISA; translated from the coding sequence GTGCAAGTTGTTAAGGAATACGTGCGGCGTTGGTATGAGAGTGAACTCGACCCGGATGAGTATCTCTGTCATCAACGCCAGGGGAATATGGTGGAGATTGAGGAGGCTGAAACCGGAGAGCGGCGCACCGTTCTGACTTTTTGCACAAACGATGTTCTGGGACTGACCCAAAACGAATCGGTGAAACAAGCCGCGATCGATGCAATTTTCCAATACGGCACCTCGAATAGCTCAACCTCGGTGCTCAGTGGTCGGATTGACTTGCATCGTCAGCTTGAAGACGAGATTGCTAGCTTTAAGCATTTACCCCATACCCAGCTATTTCTGAATGCGTGGATGGCGATGCAGGCGTTGATGGATGCCTTTTGTCATTTGGCGATCCCCGTTTCTGGGTTTCAGCATACCCGCGAAACGTTGGTGATGACTGATGTGTTGAATCACGGTTGTATTGTGTCTGCTTTGGCTCACGCCGGAACGCGATCGGGAAAACTTTTCGGCTATAGTCCCAGAGTCCGCGTCAAGGCATACCGCCATTGCAATATGGAAGATCTAGCGCGGAAGCTGAAGCGCCATGCTCGTCCCGACGATCGCATTATGGTCGTGTCGGACGCGGTGTTCTCGATGGATGGTGACATTGCACCCTTGCCAGAGATGATCGAAATTTTGGCGAATTATCCCGATAGTACGCTGCTGATGGATGAAGCTCATGCGACGGGCGCGATTGGTGCGACGGGGCGCGGGATTTACGAGCATTTCGGACTGAAGCCGCAAGATGCGATCGATCGCGGCGTTAATCCGCTGATTCTTTCGACGTTTGCGAAGTTTGGGGCATCGGTTGGCGCAGCGATTAGCACTCATGTTGCAGAGCTAAAGCCGTTGCTGAATTGTTCGCCGACCTCGATCGGGACTTGTTCGCTGGCACCGCCTTTGACCGCAGCAGCATTGCAGAGTTTCCGCACGGTGCAGGAGCAGCCAGAATTGGTGTCGCGCCTGCAAGATAGTACGCGATATTTGCGATCGCGTTTAGCGGCTCAGGGATTTGAAGCGATCGGGGAAACGAACGTTGTTCCGGTGCTGCTGCCGCCGGAGATGAATCCGAAGCTGTTTGCGCGAGAATTGCTGGAGTTGGGGATTTGGGTATCGCCGATCTGGTTTATTGCGAAACCGAGGATTCGGATTACGGTGAACGCGCTGCATACTCGCGAGGAGATGGATTGCCTGGTCGCGGGTATGGTGAAGGTGCGGGAATTGATGTACAAGCAAGACACCGCCACGATTAGCGCGTGA
- a CDS encoding HEAT repeat domain-containing protein, translated as MAQSLLAIATFVALIGGVIFGVSRYEKSTTRREDSSGQVIQSIPELKIDPEPIPVVPVAEEISTPAEVSAPIAETIDEAPEPTEEAPIAELSLEAESTETLKVEERVAEAPIDDAPEPRGEVVEVVLPPTIQDSKRPEDEVEPREQVVSVLVPPTIHDPKRPNDGKLEDLTQDLLAWGQSKDLKHISKLVQYTTYAEPLVRGTAVVALGQIVRHHAVRGEVEQAIPVLGKLTLDSDLKVRLYAVQALGRIRSEKVLPYLEKALQSPSGSVVKAANGAIQNLKLQYGKTPAMQVAQKMLERTKKTSV; from the coding sequence ATGGCTCAAAGTTTACTCGCGATCGCAACATTTGTGGCACTGATTGGGGGAGTTATTTTCGGGGTGTCCCGCTATGAAAAATCCACCACAAGACGCGAGGACTCAAGCGGACAGGTAATTCAGTCTATTCCAGAACTGAAGATTGACCCTGAACCGATTCCCGTCGTCCCAGTTGCCGAAGAAATCTCGACTCCGGCTGAAGTATCAGCACCGATCGCAGAAACAATTGACGAGGCTCCAGAACCCACCGAAGAAGCACCGATCGCAGAATTGAGTCTAGAAGCAGAAAGCACCGAAACGCTAAAAGTAGAGGAAAGGGTGGCGGAAGCGCCGATCGACGATGCCCCGGAACCCAGAGGTGAAGTCGTTGAAGTCGTTCTCCCACCAACCATTCAAGATTCAAAACGTCCAGAAGATGAAGTCGAACCGAGAGAGCAAGTCGTTTCCGTGCTTGTCCCACCGACGATCCATGATCCAAAGCGTCCGAATGATGGCAAGCTTGAAGACTTGACTCAGGATCTGCTTGCTTGGGGACAGTCTAAGGATCTCAAGCACATCTCGAAATTAGTTCAGTACACAACTTATGCAGAACCGCTTGTGCGGGGAACGGCTGTAGTTGCGCTCGGTCAAATTGTCCGTCATCATGCGGTTCGAGGTGAGGTAGAGCAAGCGATTCCCGTTCTTGGCAAACTGACGCTGGATTCTGATCTGAAGGTTCGGCTGTATGCAGTGCAGGCGCTAGGACGCATTCGATCGGAGAAGGTTTTACCGTATTTAGAAAAAGCGTTGCAGAGTCCATCGGGGAGCGTGGTAAAAGCGGCGAATGGTGCGATTCAGAATCTGAAGTTGCAATACGGGAAAACGCCAGCGATGCAGGTTGCTCAAAAGATGCTGGAAAGAACGAAAAAGACATCGGTTTAA
- a CDS encoding SRPBCC family protein: MSQWLEHSAQVEVEASIDKVWSLWSDLEQMPNWMNWITSVKISEDQPDLSRWTLSTGGLQFSWQSRVTKQIPNQIIQWESVSGLSNRGAIRFYDRGAEGSIVRMTLSYAVPDLLAQIMNNAMVDRFVQSNIQADLDRFRDYARS, from the coding sequence ATGTCTCAATGGTTAGAACACTCCGCCCAAGTTGAAGTCGAGGCATCGATCGACAAAGTGTGGAGCCTTTGGTCAGATCTCGAACAGATGCCCAACTGGATGAACTGGATTACCTCGGTGAAAATTTCCGAAGATCAGCCCGATCTCTCGCGCTGGACGCTGAGTACAGGCGGACTTCAGTTTAGTTGGCAATCTCGCGTCACCAAGCAAATCCCCAACCAAATTATTCAGTGGGAATCAGTCAGTGGCTTGTCGAATCGCGGAGCAATCCGGTTTTACGATCGCGGAGCCGAGGGCAGCATTGTTAGAATGACGCTCTCTTATGCTGTGCCCGATCTTTTGGCTCAGATCATGAACAACGCAATGGTCGATCGCTTTGTGCAGTCCAACATTCAAGCAGACCTGGATCGATTCCGCGATTATGCGCGAAGTTAA
- a CDS encoding (2Fe-2S)-binding protein, whose product MSVCIRFLPDDVTVDAEVGEPLLQVADRAGVSIPTGCLMGSCHACEVELDDGETVRSCLASVPPGRETLTINLFFDPTW is encoded by the coding sequence ATGAGTGTTTGCATTCGTTTTTTGCCGGATGATGTGACGGTGGATGCTGAAGTGGGCGAACCCCTGTTGCAAGTTGCCGATCGTGCGGGAGTGTCCATTCCCACAGGCTGTCTGATGGGATCGTGTCATGCCTGCGAAGTGGAACTCGATGACGGGGAAACGGTGCGAAGCTGTCTCGCTTCGGTTCCCCCCGGACGCGAGACGCTGACCATCAATCTCTTCTTTGATCCAACCTGGTGA
- the cobQ gene encoding cobyric acid synthase CobQ yields the protein MKAVMVVGTTSHAGKSMVATALCRILARKGFRVSPFKGQNMALNAYVTANGGEIGYAQAVQAWAAGVQPWVEMNPILLKPQGDMTSQVIIKGRVAGRTSAVEYYQNFFDIGWSAIEDSLRRISEEFDLVVCEGAGSPAEINLKHRDLTNMRVAKYLNAPTILVVDIDRGGAFAHVVGTLELLDPDERALIKGVVINKFRGQRSLLDSGIEWLEQKTGIPVIGVIPWLDQVFPAEDSLSLFDRSSTKERGDLTIGVIRLPRIANFTDFDPLEAEPSVNVKYVHPKQSLGHPDAVIIPGSKTTIADLIALHKSGMAEEIQNYIAAGGTVLGICGGFQMLGKILADPEGIEGQEGRYRGLGLLPLKTVIAGQKIARQRNVTSNYPQEGLPVSGYEIHQGRTRLLEEAEGTQALFDDANLGIVDESQSVWGTYLHGIFDNGPWRRAWLNRLRQQRGLRSLPTGVANYREQREQMLDQLADSIEPHLDLKPILP from the coding sequence ATGAAAGCAGTCATGGTTGTAGGCACGACCTCGCACGCCGGAAAATCGATGGTCGCAACTGCGCTTTGTCGAATTCTGGCGCGAAAAGGGTTTCGGGTGTCGCCGTTTAAGGGACAAAATATGGCGCTAAACGCCTACGTCACTGCGAACGGAGGCGAAATTGGATATGCTCAGGCAGTGCAAGCTTGGGCGGCGGGAGTGCAGCCTTGGGTGGAGATGAATCCGATTCTGCTGAAGCCTCAAGGGGATATGACTTCTCAAGTGATCATCAAAGGACGCGTTGCAGGGCGAACCAGTGCGGTTGAGTATTATCAAAATTTCTTTGATATCGGCTGGAGCGCGATCGAAGACTCACTCCGACGCATCAGCGAAGAATTCGATCTCGTAGTCTGTGAAGGAGCAGGCAGTCCCGCCGAGATTAACCTTAAGCATCGCGACTTAACGAATATGCGGGTGGCGAAGTATCTGAACGCGCCGACGATTTTGGTGGTGGATATCGATCGCGGTGGCGCGTTTGCTCACGTCGTTGGGACGCTAGAACTGCTTGATCCTGATGAACGAGCGCTGATTAAAGGGGTCGTGATTAACAAATTCCGGGGACAGCGATCGCTGCTCGATTCAGGAATTGAATGGCTGGAGCAGAAGACCGGAATTCCGGTGATCGGGGTGATTCCCTGGCTCGATCAGGTGTTTCCGGCAGAAGATTCGCTTTCCCTGTTCGATCGTAGTTCTACAAAAGAGAGGGGCGATCTGACGATTGGGGTAATTCGCTTACCTCGCATCGCCAACTTCACCGACTTCGATCCGCTTGAAGCAGAACCTTCGGTGAATGTGAAATATGTCCATCCGAAGCAATCGCTGGGGCATCCCGATGCGGTGATCATTCCCGGATCGAAAACGACGATCGCGGACTTGATCGCGCTGCACAAAAGCGGTATGGCCGAAGAAATTCAGAACTACATTGCAGCCGGAGGAACGGTACTCGGCATTTGCGGCGGATTTCAGATGCTGGGTAAAATTCTTGCCGATCCCGAAGGCATCGAAGGACAAGAAGGGCGCTATCGGGGTTTAGGGCTGCTGCCGCTCAAAACAGTGATCGCAGGTCAAAAAATCGCCCGCCAGCGCAATGTGACTTCTAACTATCCGCAAGAAGGTCTACCCGTTTCAGGCTATGAAATTCACCAGGGCAGAACCCGCTTGCTCGAAGAAGCAGAAGGCACACAGGCACTCTTTGACGATGCGAATCTCGGTATTGTGGATGAGAGCCAATCGGTGTGGGGAACTTATCTGCACGGCATTTTTGATAACGGGCCTTGGCGACGTGCCTGGTTGAATCGATTGCGGCAGCAGCGCGGATTGCGATCGCTGCCCACCGGAGTTGCCAACTACCGCGAACAACGGGAGCAAATGCTCGATCAGCTTGCCGACTCGATCGAACCGCATTTAGACCTCAAGCCAATTCTGCCCTAA
- a CDS encoding ABC transporter permease — translation MTSIRLPRFLNATERPSLSRQMMRIGAAIVLIFVAIALFAPILQAIGLIQSPTEFLDNPPHAAPNARHWFGTSSLGYDVFSRTLFGTQAAIQVVILATALSLIVGVPLGMVSGYRGGKLDRALLFLMDTIYTLPGLLLSVTLAFVVGRGILNAAIALSIAYVPQYYRVVRNQTVSVKTELFIEAAQAMGASTWRVLKKYLFANVIQSVPVLFTLNAADAILTLGGLGFLGLGLPDEVPEWGHDLREALDALSTGGIWWTALFPGLAMTLLVVGLSLFGEGLNEYVDRKTR, via the coding sequence ATGACCTCGATTCGTTTGCCCCGCTTTCTCAATGCCACAGAACGCCCCTCGCTCTCGCGTCAAATGATGCGAATCGGCGCGGCGATCGTGCTCATCTTTGTCGCTATTGCCTTGTTTGCCCCAATTCTGCAAGCGATCGGGCTTATCCAAAGTCCGACTGAATTTCTCGATAATCCCCCTCATGCTGCACCCAACGCTCGGCATTGGTTTGGCACATCAAGCTTGGGATACGATGTTTTTTCGCGGACGCTGTTTGGCACACAAGCAGCCATTCAAGTGGTCATTCTCGCAACGGCATTGAGTTTAATCGTGGGTGTGCCGTTGGGAATGGTGAGCGGCTATCGGGGCGGAAAGCTCGATCGTGCGCTACTTTTTTTGATGGATACGATCTACACGCTGCCGGGGTTACTGCTCTCGGTCACACTGGCATTTGTGGTCGGGCGGGGGATATTAAATGCTGCGATCGCGCTAAGTATCGCTTATGTTCCACAGTATTATCGCGTCGTTCGCAATCAGACCGTGAGTGTGAAGACAGAGCTATTTATCGAAGCGGCTCAAGCGATGGGGGCTTCAACCTGGCGAGTGTTAAAAAAATATCTGTTCGCCAATGTCATTCAAAGCGTTCCAGTTCTGTTTACACTGAATGCCGCAGATGCAATCCTAACGCTGGGGGGTTTAGGCTTTTTGGGATTGGGTCTGCCCGATGAAGTGCCAGAATGGGGGCATGATCTTAGAGAAGCACTCGATGCCCTCTCAACTGGGGGAATTTGGTGGACAGCCTTATTTCCGGGATTGGCGATGACTCTACTGGTGGTAGGACTATCGCTGTTTGGAGAAGGACTGAATGAGTATGTCGATCGTAAAACTCGCTAA
- a CDS encoding Uma2 family endonuclease, which yields MSLTAKDLEIVQAQLAQGERDYRIELINGEIILMSPSGYESDEVASEFNAQLRNWVKPRKLGRVTGAGAGFVLPNSDTRAPDVSFVQAERLRQSPETFAELAPDLMVEVKSPSDSVKKLRAKIDQFLEQGTRVGILIHPKQRWVEVRRSNIEPVTLKDGDVLTVPDLLPGWEVQISELWSPVFED from the coding sequence ATGTCTCTTACAGCGAAAGACTTAGAAATCGTACAAGCCCAACTTGCTCAGGGTGAGCGAGACTACCGAATTGAACTAATCAACGGAGAAATTATTCTAATGAGTCCATCCGGTTACGAGTCTGATGAAGTGGCATCAGAATTCAATGCACAGTTACGCAATTGGGTAAAACCTCGGAAGCTAGGACGAGTAACTGGAGCAGGGGCAGGATTTGTTTTACCAAATTCAGATACACGCGCTCCGGATGTCTCGTTTGTACAAGCAGAGCGATTGCGCCAAAGTCCTGAAACTTTTGCGGAACTTGCACCGGATTTAATGGTCGAAGTAAAGTCTCCAAGTGATAGCGTGAAGAAATTACGCGCCAAGATTGATCAGTTTCTTGAACAGGGGACGCGAGTGGGCATCTTGATTCACCCAAAGCAGAGATGGGTGGAAGTGCGTCGATCAAACATTGAACCTGTGACGCTAAAAGATGGGGATGTGTTGACGGTTCCGGATCTGTTACCCGGTTGGGAGGTGCAAATCTCGGAACTCTGGTCGCCTGTGTTTGAGGATTAG
- a CDS encoding polysaccharide biosynthesis tyrosine autokinase, whose translation MQSKTEMNKPPNSLSPLPETNGKFSQPRIETATAHEVEQEKWDLGWLIGVVRRRGFLMAQVTIGTTVLAGGAFLLMTRSAPVQYAGKFQLLVEPITAEEQLARSSTRAQGSEVTDAQRINIDQSSLDYESQIRILQGPKLLEPVIDQLRQRYPDTTYDTLIQKLKIARIITLTSDKREQGTKLIEVSYQDTDPEKIEFILNQLSQVYLKYSLKERQSTIRRGVQFIDSQLPPLRQRVETLQQQIQALRQQHSIVDPEQQSRLLAETEGKLRQVAADNQTQIAEAEAKRNTLLRQLQAASPQTVLGETPYYQTLLTQYQQIEGQIAIESARLKPDNPALQALLEKRRNLQDLLNQEAIRVVSKAGDAVTVAEARRQAIDQVKAQVNREVQQLPAIARQYSDLQRELALATDSLNKFATRREALQIDAAQQEVPWELTIPPRLDRDGSGKPMRTNSINKVRFLALIAVLGVLLGIGAGFLVETLQDVLHSLDEVKRTARSPVLGVIPHNNAQPPIVSTPMIEALRSLSKNLRLLSKNQTSIRSLMITSAEVGEGKTTIALNLAMTTARMKQRVLLVDANLRHPQVHERLGLPNQVGLSDLLLGDQELQTVVQFLPGYEDLTILTAGQAFFDPVEMLTTNRIEPLFQKFQMMFDLIIVDAPPLLGLADSGLIAAQCDSLALVIRLGRTNRSSIAAALEELKFVSTRVLGVIVNDAPQASSLPFRDSRLVHKPS comes from the coding sequence ATGCAGTCAAAAACCGAGATGAATAAACCGCCAAATTCTCTTTCACCTTTGCCCGAAACGAATGGCAAATTCTCGCAACCCAGGATCGAGACTGCAACTGCTCATGAGGTCGAGCAGGAGAAATGGGACTTAGGCTGGCTGATTGGAGTTGTCCGCCGACGTGGGTTTTTGATGGCACAAGTAACTATAGGAACCACTGTGCTGGCTGGGGGAGCATTTCTATTAATGACTCGATCGGCTCCAGTTCAGTATGCAGGTAAGTTCCAACTCCTCGTTGAACCGATTACAGCAGAAGAGCAACTGGCACGCTCTTCCACTCGTGCTCAAGGGTCAGAAGTTACCGATGCTCAACGGATTAATATCGATCAATCTAGCTTAGATTACGAATCTCAAATTCGGATTCTGCAAGGCCCGAAACTACTAGAGCCTGTGATTGATCAGCTTCGCCAACGCTATCCCGATACTACTTACGACACCTTAATTCAGAAGCTAAAAATTGCTCGAATTATTACACTCACATCAGATAAACGTGAACAAGGAACTAAGTTAATTGAAGTTAGCTATCAAGATACTGATCCAGAGAAAATCGAATTTATTCTGAATCAACTTTCTCAGGTTTATCTAAAGTACAGTCTAAAAGAACGCCAATCCACCATTCGACGTGGGGTTCAATTCATTGATAGTCAGCTTCCACCCCTGCGGCAACGAGTAGAGACATTACAGCAGCAAATTCAAGCGCTTAGGCAACAGCACAGCATTGTTGATCCTGAGCAGCAGAGCCGATTACTGGCTGAAACTGAAGGCAAATTGCGACAAGTTGCGGCAGATAATCAAACTCAAATTGCGGAGGCAGAAGCGAAACGCAATACTCTACTGCGACAATTGCAGGCGGCGAGTCCTCAAACCGTCTTAGGCGAAACGCCCTACTATCAAACGCTGTTAACGCAGTATCAGCAAATTGAGGGGCAGATTGCGATCGAATCGGCTCGTCTCAAACCGGATAATCCCGCATTACAGGCACTACTTGAAAAGCGGCGCAATCTACAAGATCTACTAAATCAAGAAGCAATCCGGGTTGTTTCAAAGGCAGGGGATGCGGTGACGGTCGCAGAAGCGCGTCGTCAGGCGATCGATCAGGTGAAAGCTCAGGTCAATCGCGAAGTTCAACAGTTACCTGCGATCGCTCGTCAGTACAGTGATTTACAGCGCGAATTAGCTTTAGCAACAGATAGTTTGAATAAGTTTGCCACCCGACGGGAAGCTTTGCAGATTGATGCTGCCCAGCAAGAAGTTCCTTGGGAACTGACGATTCCGCCTCGCTTAGATCGAGATGGCTCAGGTAAACCGATGAGGACTAACAGCATTAATAAGGTGCGATTTCTCGCATTAATTGCGGTCTTGGGAGTGTTGCTCGGAATTGGAGCCGGGTTTCTGGTCGAAACCCTTCAGGATGTGCTGCATAGTCTGGATGAGGTGAAGCGTACTGCTCGATCGCCTGTGTTGGGGGTGATTCCGCATAACAATGCTCAGCCTCCAATCGTTTCTACTCCAATGATCGAAGCATTGCGATCGCTGTCGAAAAATCTCCGTCTCTTGAGCAAGAATCAAACCTCAATACGTTCTCTGATGATTACGTCTGCCGAGGTGGGAGAAGGCAAAACGACGATCGCGCTAAATTTGGCAATGACTACTGCTCGGATGAAACAACGAGTCTTGCTTGTGGATGCAAATTTGCGTCATCCTCAGGTTCATGAGCGCTTAGGATTGCCAAATCAGGTAGGACTGAGCGATCTGCTGCTCGGTGATCAGGAGCTTCAAACTGTTGTGCAATTTCTTCCTGGCTATGAAGACTTAACGATTCTGACGGCGGGACAAGCTTTCTTTGATCCAGTTGAAATGCTTACCACGAATCGCATTGAGCCTTTGTTCCAAAAATTTCAGATGATGTTTGATTTGATTATTGTGGATGCGCCGCCTTTACTAGGCTTAGCAGATAGTGGGTTGATTGCGGCTCAATGCGATAGTTTAGCGCTGGTGATTCGGTTAGGAAGAACGAATCGATCGTCGATCGCTGCCGCTTTAGAAGAACTGAAGTTTGTGTCAACGCGGGTACTTGGAGTGATTGTGAATGATGCACCACAAGCGTCATCCTTGCCTTTTCGCGATTCCAGGCTTGTGCATAAGCCTTCATAG